The Onychomys torridus chromosome X, mOncTor1.1, whole genome shotgun sequence genomic interval CTCACAAAAGGTAGTCACTTTCAAACTGAATATCCAATACATCCAGTGCTTGCATTGTACTCCAGTTCGGACTTGAGTCCAGACAAACTTTCCTAGCAAATGGGACCTAGGGGACATTACCTTTCTAATGCTAGCAGAATGCCAGGCTCCCAGTGCACCTGGATGCCTCTGTTGTTCCATTGCTACAGCCTATCTAACCAGCAAGGGGTAAAGGCTGGTGtgaggcagcaggaaaagaaccACTCATTCCACTGGAGGTAACAGCCACCAAAGAGAAGCGCAGACCTGTTCTTCTCACCAGCCTTCACTCTGACTCTGTCCCTGGCTCCTTCTCAACCTTTCATAGGTGGATCTCAAATTGTATCTCTTGACTGCTTCTTATCTTGGAAGGCAGGGTGTATAAAGGGGCTTTCCTCACctggttttcttttcctggagGGACTCTAGTATCTCCCGCACATCAGTCACATGTCTTTCCTTGAGGCTTTGATGGGAGACCTGAAGACCAACATGAACCTTCTTGGCTTCTGCCAGTTCTTCCTTCATCTTCTGCAATAGCAGCTTTTGTTGCTGGGCCACATACTTTTTGTCTGGGAATTTACTCTGTTGCAAGACTGACAAGTGACCTTCCAGAGTGTAGGGCCTAGCTATGTTAATGGGCAGGCTATCTTCCCCACCTGGCTTATGACTGTCCATACCACTGCCCACTTTCAGCACTGAGCTTGTAGGGCTGCAGCCCTCTTCCAACTCCTTCAGCTGCACGTGACACTGATAGAGCTTTCGTTCTATGTGAGCAATAGTGGCAGAGGTGCGCTGGTTCACCCTCTCAAAGGCCTGTCGGATATGTGGGGCCTGGTGTCGGTCAGCTTTGGATATCAGCTTGAGGTAGCTCATGGTATTCTCATCCCTACTGGCCTTCTCCACTCTCAGTTGCTCTGAGAGGTAGAAGATTCGATGTTTGACACCTTCCCTCACGTTCCGGGCAAGCTCGCCATCTGAGAAGCTGGTGTGACTGCTAGGGCAATCCTCATGGGAGGACAGGGACCTGTAGGAAGGCACATTGGTGGGGAGGGTTGCACTTGAGCTCTTGGTGCTTTCTACCTGCATTGGGAAACAACAAAACATGCAACAGGTGCCCTGTGAGCTTCAAATATATGAATTCACTTCAGaaaaatacatgtgtgcataGACAGTGATGTGTACAAGGTTTGTGTATTCAAGATAGGCCCAACACAGACTCCTTACTTTTCAACACCTAACTCCTTGCTGGTACCCTACTACAAATCTCAGATGGGTATAATCTGCCCTCTACATCTGCCtcacctggccttgaacttcctattaTTTCTTCCAAGAATTATCAGTTATGTCTCTCGCTTATTAGGGCCTATTCTTACAAAGTAGCAGTAAACTTATTCCCATTAATCCATATGGCTTCCtgtgaaagacaaacatggtatgtactcactcataatggatactagatgtaaaacaaagatgactagactgctactcacaactccagggaggctacctagaaaacaggatcctaagaaggacacaaggatcgcccaatgacagagaaatggatgagatctacatgaacaacctgggggtgagggggtaatggagggcaagggtcaggggagagagagcttaggggagtgggaggtacCAGCtagatcaggagcagagtgggagaatggggagggagatatcatgatgaatgaagaccccatgggaaaaggaagaagcagagtgctagagaggtccccagaaatctacaaagatacctccactgtagactactggcaatggttgagagagtgcctgcgctgacctgctctggtgatcggatggccgaacacctggctgtcatgatagaactctcatccagtgtctgatggaagcagatgctgtgTTGCTACTTCTGGGGAGATGATAGGTAGAGAAATTTCTATGCTAACAGGCTTATCCATTCATGAAATCACTTGTCCCATACATGATTTCCTAAGCATTAATGAGACAAAACAGGCAGGAAGTCAAATGAGAGCACTACAAAGGAAATAAACTACATCCTTGAGAAATATGAAGGAATCTTACAAGCATAATGTTGAACAGAAAACTTCACATTGTACCTGGTTTTGTTtggataaattttaaaagcacacaAAATGCAGTAATATTTATAGGAAAGTCTACATAGATGACAAACTATAAAGGCAAAGCCTAGTCATGTGTTGTATAAGCATCAGGAAGAAGATTTCCCTGAAGGGGGTTGTGACTGTAATGGAGGTAGAGACTGTGGTGCATGGTCTGGAATAGCAGTTACTTATCCTTATTTCTTAAGATACATGTTTATAGTTCCTGCACCATTATGAGCATATTCCAGATtctgcaattttaaaaatgttttaagtgtgTTCAATAGATGGATGTATTGGCAGATTTTATATGATTAGATAAAGCTGGTAAATAGTAAAACAGAGCtgaaaaaaaagtatatgaaatCCAGCACGGaggtataaagaaatagaaacttttCAAAGTAGAAACGGAAGACAGGATGAGGAGTTCTAACAAAAATCTTCTCACTGTACCAGAGTGAGAAgatagaataaatatttaaagagataATCCATAAGAACTTTTTAGAACTAATGAAGGTCACAAATCCACATATTAAGAAGTTTAATAAATtccaagtagaaaaaaaaaaaactcagaaatcGATCTGTATCAAGAGACAAGATATTAAAGCTAGAGGGGAAAAACATATTACCTTTAAAACCATGACTTTCAGACTGCAATCTGACTTCTTAATAGCATCAATAAAATCAAGAATATGGCTGAATAGTATCTTCAATACCATAAAAGATATACTGttggagaaaaataaatcaagtcaGATTCAAAGAACTGGAACTTAAAATGTCTTCAGACTTCTCAGCACAACTagaagacaatgaagaaatgCCTTCAAAGCTTGAAAGATAAATGATTTCCAAcctagaatttattttataacaaaGCTATTATGTAAGTTAAGgactcttcttttcccttttcctttgccTCCTTTTCTGTTGTCTCCcctacctctgctttccttcctaCCCTTTCTcattctagggattgaacccagggcctcatatgaGGTAAAACTTGTTGCTCACATTCCCAATCCTAACTGTGAATGTACAGTGAAACATTTTCAGACATGAAAGAACTCAAATAGTTTACTTCTTCTATAATCTTTCTTCACATTTTTATGACACATACAGAGAACCACCACAATGAACAAGAGACTTAGGAAACAGGGTACTGGATGGAGGGATGgtgaggggaaagaggaagtagAGAAGCAAGCATCATTTTCTATTTCCCAGATGACAAAAGGAAAGCCTGTACTCATGACTGAGCAGCAGGCCAGGAAAGTAAATTAAAGGCTcatttggggttggggagatggctcagtgggtaaactgaGGGCCTGAGTTTCGATCTCcaacatctgtaaccctagtgctggggGTTGGAAACAGGAGAATACCAGTGACTCACTAGAATTGgtaagttcagtgaaagacctcgtctcaaaaaaaaaaaaaaagaaaagaaaggaaaagaaaagaaaggcaaggcaaggcaagcaggcaggcaggaaaggagaggagaggaggggagaggagaggaggagaggggagaggagaggaggagaggggagaggagaggaggagaggggagggaagaggaggggaggggaagggagggaaggaaaggaaaaaggaaaggaaaggaaaaagaaaaaaaaaggaaaggaaaagccaggcagtggtggcacatgcctttaattcccagcactcgggaggcagaggcaggaggatctctgtgagttcgaggccagcctggtctacagagcgagttccaggaaaggtacaaagctacacagagaaaccctgtctcgaaaaacaaaacaaaaaaaacaaaaaacaaaaaaaaggaaaggaaaagggaaaaagaataaaaaaaggaaaggaaagggggaagaaaaaggaaaggaaaggaaaagaaagagagaaaaagaaagaaagagagcgaaagagagagaaagaaaagattggcagggctagagagatggttcaatgtttaaaagcatgtgttgctcttttagaggaccagggttcagttcctagcatccacatggtggcttacaaatatccataactctagttccaggggatctgattcattcttcagccttcctctggtaccaggcatacatatggtgctcatacatacaggcaggcaaaacatgcatatacataaaataaatattaaataaaagttacaaaaatgtaaggtagagatagaggaagacatcctgACATCTACTTCTagcctgcacacatacatgcacacaaagttCCTTCAGAGAGCTACTGGGAATCAAGTGAGTACAACGCTAGACATCTTTTAACACATGTGTAGAAGGTTTTTACATATACAGTTGGTGGAAGTACTGAACTCAATACAGATAATAGAGAACAAACAGAGGGGAGTACAAATATTGActctaaggaaaagaaaatgttatacaagataaataaataaatgaatgaatgaataaataaataaatacatacattacattacattacaccAATTATTCATTTGTGACTAGCATTCCCTTGGATTTGAAGATTTGACCGTGTAAACCCCAAGAAATGATGGACCTGAATttacagcaatccacctgcctctgcctcccatatgctgggattaaaggtgtgtaccaccattctAGGCTTATAtttatacctttttttaaaattataactgcttggccattagttcaggcttattactgactagctcttacacatttatactttttaaagatttgaccattcaaaacataaaaattacacaaaattAAATTCTCAGTATTCAAACTGAGCAGTGGtaacacacgcttttaatcccagcactcatgaggcagaggcaggcaaatctgagtttgaggccagtctggtctacagagctagttccaggatggccagagctatacaaagaaaagaaaatcaagaaagaaacatcagtattcataaaaaaaaaattatttgcccAGAGCCACATTTATTAACTTCCCCACCACCTAAGGCTCCTAAATTTTCTACAAATGCTATTTGACCATTTATAGAAAACTTTGTTGACCTATGCTTAAAATAGTTCATATATACCTTTGACAAATGAAGGAACTAAATAATTCCTCAAGGAGCAAGTTATAAATATGGAGAATAAAAATTTGCTCATAACTTTTTCTGGGGGAATTTTATAGACACAATATAAAACTCAAAATTAAAGGGAAATTGTTGGTgtacaaaaaattaaaagggaggcagctatgctcaccactataccaccaacgctggatcaagaacagagagggagaacaaggaataacagaccatgataaatgaagaccacatgagaccaggaataggcagagtgctggagaggtccccagaaatccacaatgatatatcctctgtattctgctggcaatggtcgagagaaagcctgatctgacctagtctggtgatcagatggccaaacaccctaacaatcgtcttggaactctcatccaataactgatggaagtggatgcagagaacctcagccaggccccagctggagctccaggagtccaattgtcaagaaagaggagggagtgtaagagtgtgaattgttgagaccaagattggaaaaagcacagggacaaatagccaaacgaatggaagcacatgaattatgaaccaaaggctgtggagcccctagctagatcaggccctctggataagtgagacaattgaatagcttgaactgtttgggaggcacccaggctgtgggacccagacctgtccttagtgcatgagctggctgtttggaacctgggtcttacacagggacactttgctcagtctggaaggaggggactggacctgcctgtactgaatgcaccaggtttaaatgaatccccaggggtgtcttggccctggaggagatgggaatggagaggaggggatggggggaaggtgggggtgggggtgggaggggggaggacaggggaacccatggctgatgtataaaattaaaacacataataataatgaaaaaaattaaaagggactggagagatggttcagtggataattacaaaagcatgagaacctgatttCAGATCATGGTGCCTATGTAAAACACTGGGAATGGCCATACTTGGACCTGTAGCCCCAGTGCTGTGGAAGAGTGGAAACAAGAGGATTgcttgggcttgctggccaccaatGTAGGGTCAGTGAAAGGCCCGGTATcaaagaataaggtagagagtgatagaaCAGGAAACTTGACAGCCTCCTATGGTCTTTGCATGTGTGCACtgctgtatgcacacacatatgtatatacaccacacatactacacacacacacacacacacacacacacacacacacaaattagtaaCTAAAAAAGTGCTGGGGATGTTGTTCAGAGGGCCCACCTAGCACAccaaaggccctgggttagatcccagCATTGCTTAAAATGAGGTGATGGAGgtacacaggcctttaatcccagcatctccAAAAAGGGGAAGCTGGAGGAACAAACTTCAAGCTCAACCTCCTCCTCAGCCAGCTTGAGACCACCTGGGCCacattagaccctgtctcaaatcaataTAAGAAAAGTTCAATctaaatgtaaacaaacaaaattacaaaacacaaagcaaaataaaacaagaaagaaaaggaatgaaagtTTCTTTGCTCTGGCCTGCTTCCTCTCCCGTGGAATTATACTTACTCTTAATAAACTGTCCCTGCTTCTGCTATTTAAAAAgctaagggctagagagatggctcagtggctaaaagcactggctgttcttccaaagcacctgggttcaattcccagcacccacatagcatctcacaaccatctgaaactccagtttcaggggatccaataccctcatacattcaggcaaaacaccaatgcacatgaaataaaaatgagtaaatcattaggaaggaaagtaaaaaaaaaaaaaaaaaaactagtgtaACCTTGGTGGTTAAAAGTTCTTGCTTCAAAGCCAGACAACCTAACTTGGATCCTCAGAACTTATAGCAGAAAGAACCAACtactgaaaattgtcctctcacacccacatatgcacacacacacacacacacacacacacacacacacacacacacacatacacacgcacacactataCACATAGTAATAAATAGCCAGGCAAAGGTGAAATCCAGGacagtgaaatccaggacaggcaccaaaactacacagaataaccctctctaaaaaccaaaaaaaaagtaataataataataataaaagtgtaagccaggtggtagtggcacatgcctttaatcccagtacttgggaggcagaggcagccagatctctgtgagttcaaggccagcctggtctacagaggacctccaagacagccaggactgttgcacagagaaaccctgtctctaaaaccaagttaataataataataataacagtaaatctttgtaaataaaaaatataaagaagaagcCTGGCCTAGtggtacctgtaatcctagcacttgggaaactgagacaTGAAGATCTtcagttccaagccagcctaggctactgataccaggtctttaaaaaaatccacaagAAGAGCTATAaaaatggctcaatgggtaaaggtgcctTCCATGCAAGCCTacagacatgagttcaatcccctaaACCAGCAAAAAGGCAGAAGAGATCcaactccataaagttgtccttctacctacctgcacacacacacacacacacacacacacacacacgcatgcatgcatacaacactaaaaatgattttttttaagagatgggAATTTATCTCAGTAATAGAGGGCTTACCTGGGATTTACGGGGACTAATGTTTGATCTCTatcaccacaaaaaagaaaatataaaataggatgttaataaaatgtaattataaataGCTATATATCATGATCTTGGGGAGATtacttaatattataaatatccCAGTAATATATATACTAATTTCTACATTCCATAAAATGacagttaaaaatgaaatggtatcacgtatggtgacacatgcctgcaatcccatcacttgggaggcagcagaaagaattcaaggtcagcctgggccacacagtgagaccctatctcaaaaaagcagaaagaaagaaaaaagaaagaaagaaaagaaggaaggaaggaaggaaagaaggaaagaaggaaagaaggaaagaaggaaaggaagaaagccaaccaaatgaacaaaacagCCAAGTGAGAATATCTTGAGTCTTTAATTAACTGACTTCAAAGtttagaagagaaaaatgcaaaatgcaaaGTAGCTAGGAAAATTTGGGAAAAAATATTGAATTAGGGTCTTAGACTATTCAAAAAATAGAGTGCTTCTTTACTTTATGTACAATAATATAatcaagacagaataaagaaataaacataagaaACACAACCATAAAAGTATTAAAAGTATCTCTTTAAAAAGGAGGGTTGGAGGGGcacttagcagttaaaagcatttgttgcttgctcttacagaggacctgggttcagttctcaacaccaagatggtggctcacagccatctcaaactccagctccaggggatttgatccCTTATTCTGATCtccttgggcactaggcatgtatgtggagcacacacatacatgcaggcaaaactctcatacacataaaataaattagttaagtggataattaaagaaaaatgaaagcatgtaataaatatttttacaattttttttaatagaaaagacCTTTCTAAGCAATGCTCAGGCCTAAATGCCATGAAAAaagatttacatattttattaccTTAAAAACTCTTATAACCTActatatggaaagaaaaaaaaatgaagatacaaCTTAGGTTttgattcactttttaaaaaaataaaatatctaccttaccattaaaaactaaaaacagataTAGGTTAAGGGACAAAGactaaatatatgtaataaaggAGTAATTAGCATCATATTTAAGAAAATCATACAAATTAGTAATTGAAGAACAAccttactaaaataaaatatcaaaagataGTATCACATACTTCAGATAGACTGAACTTCGAATGAGcaacaaatattctttttttaaaacggtaggaagggggctggagaaattgctcagtggttaagagcacttgctcctcttacagaggaccttggttggattcccagcacccagaaggtgcctcacaaccattCAAAATTtctgtttcaggggatccaaaactgacttcttcaggcaccaggcatatacatgtgtatatatatatatacacacatgcaggcaaaacattcatatacataaaaaagtaaacattttaaaaatactaaaaaaattaagtaattagTAATTTGTATATCAAAGCATTAATTAAATGCCATTCACTTATCCATCAGATTGTCAAAAATTAAAAGTGCTAATAATATACATTAGTTATGAGAATGTAAGGAAAGGAATACTCAGATACTCTGCAAATAGGATCAGTTCAGATTCTTTACTATGCTAAATCAGGCAGCATCTACTGAAAATTTAAATGCAGGAATCTTTTAACATAGCAAGAACAGCAAAGTCCAGTGGCACTCAGGTGACAATTTACACAGGAACTCCTAACTTTTGTATCAAGAGACTGCATTTGGAATCCCATGTTACTGAACCTCGGCACAGCACTGGGTGCTGTGCTGGTGTGAAAGGTTATCCCAAGTCTCTGAGATGAACAGTGTCATCTTTATGGGTAGATACAGCCCAAAAGTTCAAAGAAAAAGTGTATACATTCTACTATAACGAAACTCACCCAAGCCAGGCTCCGCAGTCAAGTTACAGGCCAGCTTTGGACTAAACACTCACTCCGGGCTTGTTGgacagaaagttctagaaaggaAAATAGCTCAGAAATGTCTTTAAGTCTCAAGAAGGCCAGCTCTCCTCACCAGCTGAGAAACCTACTGGAGGTTGAGCTGCTGCATGTGAAGGGTAACCATCCAAAAACGTTGGAATTCTGGGGTGTATTTATTAATATGGTAATAAATTGTGAATATCAACTTCACAATTATAGCTATTTTCAATTGCAAGCTTCAGTTTCACAACGTTCACTATGTTCTTTACATCTCCAGTCACGCACAACTACTCTCTAATTACAGAACTTTTTTTCATCACCTCCAAAGGAAAACTGTACCTGAACATGGAGGTAGTCCCTTTGAGGAATTgataacacaaagaaaaatataaagaaatagaattagTCTGTATAGAACTGAAAATGCAAGTTACAGATGTTCAAAATTCTTCTGAGATGGCCACACAGAGACAGCATACAGTCGTGCAGTAAAGGGGTAAACGTATAATGAAAAGTGTACACATCTGTGGAAAGCAGAAGGATACACGTGGCGAAGTGATGCAAGAGCAAAAACGGTGGGACTACACGTGCAATGCAGTGGAAGACTATATGTGCAATAACAAAAGAATACatgtatggggctggagagatggctcagaggttaagagcaccgacagctcttccagaggtcctgagttcaattcccagcaaccacatggtggctcacaaccatctgtaatgagatctggtgccctcttctgtatacataataaataaataaatcttaaaaacaaaaacaaaaatacatgtgtGGTGgaggggatatatatatatatatatatatatatatatatatatatatatatatatatatagagagagagagagagagagagagagagagagagagagagagagagagagagagacatataaCCAGGATAGACTTATAACTGAGTCACGGACTTGTGGTGGAGGAATGGACCTGCAGAGTTGAGGTATAAGCCCGTGGAATATGTGCGGAGGAAATCAGTTCATGCCTGGCCCTTTTAACTGAGTCGCAGGGCTGAGGCAGCCATTTAGTGCTGCAGAGCAAGACGCTCTGGTAACATGTCAGAAGAAGACTCAAGCCATGGGATGGCCCGCAACGCTGGACCTGATGAGAAAACGTTGCAGGTGTTGAGGGACATGGCCAACCGCCTGCGAATCAGCTCCATCAGGGCCACAAGTGCCTCAACCACTAGGTAAGGCTGCCTGAGAGGGCCTTACCATGCGTTCTTCAGTCCTTACTGAAATTGTGAGGCGAATGGAACCTGCCGTTATCCTCCATTTTCTGCCTTTTGGGACCACCTACCGCCTTTAGATACCCATGAAGTATATATAGTCTTCTTCAGCCTTGGCGGCAGGGGCACTCCCCTGACTACTTTGTGACCAAGGTTCTGGAAGCCCACAAGACCTCCCTTAGTAAGGAAAAATCTAGAACCTAGTCGAGTGAGTGAGCAGGGTTCTCTGGCTAGTTCTAGTTTGGCATTTTAGCGAGGAATGGAGTTTTGTGTGTAAGTTGCAATGGAATTGGGGGGTGGGTGTGATTGAGTGGACCCTTACTCAGGACATTAGGGTGAAAAACGAACCACGCTCTCTGGAGAGCACACCAGAAGGGTAGTGCTCTAGAAGGTCGagtgggaaagagaggaggaaatgtGAGAGGCAGCACTTAAGAGGTGTGGTTTCCAAAAAAGTAGTTGACggcttgtaaaagaaaaaaaaacggTTAGTGGATTTGTTGATATTTATTGTTTGCTGAAGGTAATTTTGCACCGATATCGATGAAGGATAGAGGTCTAAAGTTTTTTGTtgtctgtggcccaggctggccctgaagttGATACAAGGGATTCACCTGCTTCCCCAATATTTGGAATTAAGACCTATAATGCTGCTAGTCCACaattcattcatattctctctattcttccccctccccctctcgttttttttttggtttttttttttttttttttgagacaaggtttctctgtgtagccttggctgtcatggaactccctctgtagaaaactcacagagatctgcctgcctctgcctcctgagttctggggttaaaggcgtgtgccaccactgcccgaccgtttttgggttttttgtttgtttgtttgttttgttttgttttaagatgtatttattatgtgtacagtgttttgcctgcatgtatgcctgcccaccggaagagggcatcagatcttattatagatgttgtgagccaccatgtaattgctgggattgaactcaggacctttggaaaagcagccagtgctcttaacctctgagccatctctccagcccctctctatCTTTTTGAGGCTTGTTTGTTTGGAGGTttggtcttttggttttttggggggataAATGTCTCCCTAcatatccctggctatcctggaattcgaagtgtagatcaggctgaccttggactcacaaagtttcgcctacctctgcctcctgagtgctgggattaaagctatgcaccactacacccagcttgtCCTGTTTTTCAATGACTAAAGTATTAATTGTATGTCTATTCAGACTTCCTAATACTAACTAGCTCCTGTTAGAGTTTctctttctagaatttttttcagttattttggtTAACAAGTTTTTTTAGGAAACATTTATCCACAttattgtaaaaaatatttttcatttctttaggaGTGAC includes:
- the Tex28 gene encoding testis-specific protein TEX28 → MVLKVESTKSSSATLPTNVPSYRSLSSHEDCPSSHTSFSDGELARNVREGVKHRIFYLSEQLRVEKASRDENTMSYLKLISKADRHQAPHIRQAFERVNQRTSATIAHIERKLYQCHVQLKELEEGCSPTSSVLKVGSGMDSHKPGGEDSLPINIARPYTLEGHLSVLQQSKFPDKKYVAQQQKLLLQKMKEELAEAKKVHVGLQVSHQSLKERHVTDVREILESLQEKKTRQSLMEEQVNDHLQRYLDEICHLKQHLACTEEKMAYLSYERAKEIWDVMETFKSRIAKLETLQQATQLEMMASIRTRPKDFLFRFISLLLTLTTILLVLVSTLCSCPLPLLNSRLHTFTIFVLIGLGILVWQKWHIISIMDWQAWVPFKWRPDFKDAKPLLDEH